The region gctgctgctggggagagaAAGGACATTTGATGTGACCAAGAACACATGCACCTTCTAACATTTATTATGATTTGATGTGTTCAACTATTGCCATTCCAGAAAACCACACATGCTTTTCACATTTCCCAGCTGGGGACACATGAAGTAAGAGGAGGTTTCAGCGCTGGCCATGGAGAGCTGCTATCCAAATGCAAACAGcatcaaaacacagctttgagcTCACTCAcatcagcagctgcagctgcagcatgggcaacaTCTGACGCTCCTTGGTTCGTCTCTTGTGGAAGATGTTGTTGTCCTGCTCCATGACTGAGTGCCTGTCCGTTGTGCAGGGCACATCCACCAGGACCTGCAGCAGTAGAGGACCTGCATCAGCTCAGCGAATCTCCCAGCGCAACCTGCCCCTTTCCCAAGTCCTCTGCCCTCCCCACTCACCAAGCAGCTCTTGGTACCTTGCCTCTCTGACGCTGCCTTAGCACAGGTTTGCACCCACACTTAATTGCAACTCATCTGgctgctgttgtgttttgggttGTGCAGACAGACACGGAAGCACTGGATAACATCACACCCTCACACATGTCCTCATTTAACGTTTCCACTCATTGCATCTTCTCGGCAGGCGCTACTGTGGCACCTCGGGTTGCAACGATGCACGGCCAGAGCTCCAGCAGTGATGCCTCCGAGTAATAAACCCAGTTCCCACAGCCGGACACAGCTGAGAAACAGGAATTATCTAATCTTCACATCTCGTTATCTAACCTTCCATTTGATGCATTAGAACAGGATTTTTATGGAGTATTACATAGGTAAATGAAGGCACAACTCCAGATGCCCACACATGCCAGAAAGGGTACAGCAGGAGGAAATACTACTCCATATGTGGCTTAGTctcatctctttctctgcatttaaGATTATGGAAAACTATACAACTGTAATATACACATACaactacatatatatatacatacatatacacacacaaccATACTGTGGACAAGCTGCTGTCTTCCTCTGAAACAGGAGGAAAGTGAACTTAGGTGGGTTTATCCTCCCCAGTTCCCGATCACGTACCTTATGGAAAGTGCCACCTTCCAcctgctcccagtcccttccgTCGCAGGATGTGACACTCACAGTTTCCCTCATTTCTTTGGGCACGTAGCTATGGAGAATCTGGTACAGCCTCTTTGTCCGAGACAGGGAGATGTCGTTGGCTGCCAGATGCCCTGAGACAACAAATGAGGCATACGAGGAATGTCACTCTTGCAAAACACACCAAATTCCCAGTTCTTACAAGCACGAGTGATTAATGGTCAAGTATTAACGGGCACAGCACACTCTTCCAGACCCATTTTACCCATGAGGGCAAGGAATACCCACCTCCACTTACCACAAACTCCCgtctgcagcagagccagggtcTTGCCACCTGGAGCCGCACAGAGGTCGAGGACAAAGTCATCTGGCTGCACATTGAGCGCAAGGACAGGCAGGAGAGATGCTGCATCCATGAGATAATAGTCCAGGAGCCCCAGAGTGTCCGGCCTGAAAATCACCAGTTTGcgtaaaaaaagcaaatgtgtgAGGGGAAAGAGAACAGCAGTCAATGCGATGAtggggagagaagcagcaggtgCTCACACACATGCAGCCCTCAAGGTGGACAATGACAGCAGTGGTCTGTCCCAGGGATGTCTCACCGTGCAGGGCGAAATCGTGTGATGTCTCCTCTGGGGAAGGTGTAACACTTGATGTTGGAGCTGATGGAGGCACGCAGCTGTGGCGATGTCTCTGCATGCATCATTGACTCTGCGTGCATCACTGTCCTGCCCTCCCCAGACTCCTCCTGGGACACactttcccctctccccgctTCCTTTGCATCTGCGCcacactgcagctgctgtgccttTTGGGAAGCTTCGGAAACAAAGTCAGTGGCAttgagcagctccagctcttcGGTGACATGGTCAACACAAGAGAAGTTGTTGAGAAGGGCGCCGTACTTCTGTTCGCAGAGCAGGCCAACGCGGACGGAGGGCCACAGCTCCTTCAGGTGCAGGCTGTAGTTCATGTCGAAGTGGTGCAGGGCCAGCCGCGTGGCTGGGATGCGGGGGGCTGTGGTGGCCTTGACGGGATAAAAAATAGCAGAGAtgttaaaagacaaaatacctTTACATCTTTACAACCCAGTTTCCCACACCTCAACCtccctgtttttctgtgagaatCCAGCACCAGGTTCTGTCCTGCCTTTCTGCAGCCCCAGAAAGTGACTGTGCCCCTGGTACCCGTGGGCTGGTGGTGTCCATTGATGGGGAATGCCTAAAtgaggctgggggtgcagggtgtCCTCAGGATGGGGAATGGCTgaatggggctgggggacaaAGAGTAGGAAACAGCTgaagggggctgaggggatACAGTGTCCTCAGGATAGGGAATGGCTGAGTGGGGCTGCGGGGCACAGGGTGGCCTCAGGATGGGGAACAGCTGCACGAGGCTGGGGGCATAGGGTAGGCTCAAGATGGGGAACGGCtgaatggggctggggggcacagcATAGGGAACAGCTGAATGGGGATGAGGGGGTACAGGGTGTCCTCAGGATGGGGAATGGTTGAATAGGGCTGGGGGCATAGGGTGGGGAACAGttcagtggggctgagggggcacaGGGTGGGCTCAGGATGGGGAATGGCTGAGTGGGCTGGAGGGAGCAGGGTGGATTCAGGATGGGGAACGACtaaatggggctggggggatgtAGGGCGGGGACGCGAGGAGGAGAATGGCTGTATACGGGGGGGCACCACAGCGGGGCTACGGGGTGAAATGGGGGGATAAGAGAGGTGCAAGAGGGAGTAAAAATACCACCATAAAGGGAGTAAAATGAGATGCAAAGGGTGCAAGGAGGAGTGGAACGGGGACAAGAGGGAAAGTAAGgaagctgggatggggagagggataGGAAGGGGTGCAGCAGAAGGGAACCAGGGGCGTAACGGGGAtaggggaggcagaggggaggggcGGGAAGACGAGCGGGGCTGCAGGTGGAGAAAGGGGCGCAACGGGTCAGCAAAAGGGTCCGCAGGGAGGCACTCGCTCACCCACTTCTCCTTGTGACGGTGGCGGCGCGGTCCCTGTCCCGGCCCCGGCCGCCCCCGCCGCAGCAAGAGCCCCAGCGCCCCGCGACAGCCCCCACCCAGCGCCGCCATCACCGCCACCGCAGTGGCGCCTTCCGGGGCGGGGCCAGGCAAGCCCCCCCGACCACGCCCATTTGATGACGTGCCATATCGCCACGCCCTTTCTACGGGTCACGCCCCTTCTCATGCCGCACTCGTCGGCCACGCCCCTTCCACAGACCACGCCCCTTACCAAGAAACACCGCCTTTTTGGCCACACCCCCTCATGACCACGCCCTTCTGAGGCGGCCGCGCCTTCTCATTGGCCACATTCGttcttggccacgccccctctaACCACGCCCCATGACACCTCCCTATCCTCTCAGCCGCAGGATTCCGCTATAAAAGCCGCTCGGCAGGGGCAGGAACGGGCACAGCTGGGCTGTCTTCAGGCCTGTACCTTCTGTTCTACAGCGGCCCAAGAGGCACACGGAAATCACACCCCAACAACGCCCTAGGAATCAACCCGAGAGCCACCCGGCACCAGGATCCGCGTCGATAAGGAACAGCCAAGTCCAGAAGGCAGTGGCTTTTTTCATCTTGAAGAATagagtataaaaaggatatcagtacaaaaaggatctaaagctaccGGAGCGTCCGGAGGCCACGAAgttgaagggtttagaggggaaacTATATGAGGAGTGGTTTGCCTGAAGTTCAGCccggaggagactgagggggaaCCTCGTTGCAGTCTACAGgttcctcacaagggaaggaggtggtgcaggtgctgatctctcaCTGGTGACCActgacaggacctgagggaatggcaggaagatgtgccaagggagggttaggttggacattaggaaaaggtaCTTCACCCAGCGGGTcgtggagcactggaatagcTTCCCAGGAATCAGTCATGCCATCAAGCCTGATAATATCCAAGCAGCATTTGGACACCTTCAGACAGACAGTGTGAatgctggggttgtcctgtgcaggggcaggagtgGGGCTTGATGACCCttgcaggtcccttccaacacacGCCATTCTATGATCAGATTTACAGCTACTAAACATCCCACTTGGGAAAAACAGGCAGGATGTGAACTTGACCCTCCCACCAGATAGTCCCAAGGCTGGCGGGTCCCACAGTAGGACTTCAGAGCCCCCAGGTgacccttcctgctctgcttggGGTTTCAGCAGGTGGAACCACCACCCTGCCCACCTGCAGTAATGCTGCCGGTCGCTCTGGGCAAGAATGGGAAGCCAACCACAAACAGGAGGCTCTTCCAGCCACCGGCAGCAGTGGGTGACAGCGAGGGACAGATAACAACTTTGCCCTGGAGGTGAGGAGCTTTTCTCTCCTAGTAAAGGGTCACTCCCTTTCACTTGCTGCATGAACTATATTGGCCTCATGAGACTTTTGTGGCTCCAACAGAAAATTCCTCCCTGGGGGATGGTGCTCCAGCCACTGCACGACACGGCTGCACAAAAAGGATGTTCTCACAAGTGAGGAAAAGTCTTCCTCCACGGACTGGGTTCTAACCTCCACTGATTTCACCTTAACACAGTACAAGCTGAAAGCACAAGAACTGGGAAATAAACAGGGTATTTCCATGGCAACTGTTTAATATGGAAAATTACAGAACAACAACATGAGTTTTGCGTAGCTGCACATCTTCCATGAGAACAAACGCTGTGACAGGCTGAcactctgctgctgccaggaaaCTGTTCTGTTTACACCTGGTGTGGAGAATGAACAGGCAGGAAGCAGTACTGTGGGTCCAAGAACTGCCAGCACTGGCTGTGGAAGCAGACCATCACCCACCTTCACTTCAGGTTCTTAAAGAGTTTGTGAGcaacctgaaaagaaaagacaaagcacTCAAGACCCACAGTTTAGGGCTGGGAATCAGCAAGGTGTTGCCACACAGCCATAGGGCTTCTGGGCTACGGATGCAGATGGCCCCACACACCTCCTCGCTGTTTCGCTCCAAGTCACTCGAAGCTAACAAGCTGAGCTCTCTTACAAAGTTTCACCTTGGGCTAAAAAGgttttaactttaaaatggcaaaagcaACGCTGAAATAGCAGAGTGCCATTAGCAAGGCAGAAACAATGCACTTGACTAATTCCATTGTTTAATAACCTACCGAAACCTAGCTGGAGCTGCTATAACGAGGAGgaagcaaatatttaataagaaaaagcatcaaGGCTTACAGCTCTTCAGAGCTCTCTGTGAATGAGCAGCTACCACACTTCACGCTTGAGGGGTTAGGCTCTTGGAATCGTGGCTgaaggcagctctgctcccagcatcAGAATGGATGTTGCACCCACAAGTGCTGCACTTACGCAGTGGTCCCTGGCGTGCAGGAAGTCGAACAGCTCCTCTGTGCACTGCTCTTCTGTCTGGGACCTGGAGGACACACGCGCGTCACACAGCTCCAGCCGCTCCCGTGCCTTGACACATTTCTCCGTCTGCTCGCAGTGCTCCCGCACTGTGGTTAAAGGATCCTGCAGACATGGGGCTGCCGTCAGAACAGGGAGACCCCAAAACAATGTTTGCCCCAGGAGGGCCTCGCTTGAAGAGGGAGCCACATATGGTACCAAAGCCCAGATTCCAGCCGCCTCCACACTAAGCTTTAGATTGTTAGCACAGAGCGGCAATGGGGACCTGAGCCTCTGCAAGTTTCTCAGAGCCGAAAGGCACCAGGCGTCTTTATTCAATcatcatggaatgctttggttATTTATAGAATCATTCTTTATAGAATCATTTTGGAATTgttagaaaagaccttaaagccccacccaattccacccccccctgccatgggcagggatctctcccactgaatcaggttgctcaaaacctcatccaacctggccctgaacccctccagggatggggcagccacttctctgggcaactaCTGCCAGCGCCTCAGCATCCTGATAGgatgtttcttcctaagatctaatctaaatctaccctatttcatcttaaaaccattacccctcatcctatccctgcaatccatgataaacagtcccttcccagctttcctgtagccctttcaggtactagaaggtcgctataacatatccccttctcttctccaggctgaacaaccccaactctcccagcctctcctcgtatgggaggttctccagccctcggatcatcttcatggcctcctctagacttgCTCCAACATCTCCACGTCCTTgctttgctgaggactccagaactggacagaggaCTCCAAGGGggatctcatgagagcagaggcgcagaatcccctccctcacgCTGCTGGTcccgctgctttggatgcagcacaggataGCGTTGGCCTCCTGagctgcgagcgcacactgccggctcagGCGTCCCCCGGGAGCGCGGAGCCGCCGCTGAGGCCGCGGGTTCCCCTCAAACTCCCCCCCACAAAGCCATCCCAAGGCCCGCCGTGCCGCCCGCCTTAccaccagctcctcctcctcttcctcctagggaacaaaagaaaagaaagcagagccGTTACGGACGGGCGGCGCCGGCCCGCGGGGCTGCGGCGCGGACCGGCCCGTCCCGGCTCACCTCGGGCTCCCCGGCGTGAACCACAGCGTCCCGCAACCCCATCGCGCTCCCCAGAAGGACTCGCCAGGGTCACCCGCCGGAAGGGACACCACCAAACCGGAAGCGGAAACGAGGGCCAGCCCTTCCCTTCCAATCATGGTGGCCGCCGGCGGCTTTGACCTTCTCAAGATGGCCGAAGACTGTCTTTTGAATGGTCCCTCTTCATGACCTTCTTCCCGGCCAGGAAAGGGGCAGCGCTCGGTGTTGGTACCGAAAATAGCGGCAAATAAGCTCTCTAAGGCTCGTTTTGGAGTTCTAGAAAGGAGCGTGCTTTATCAGCCTGGGGAACACGAGGAGCGATCTCCATCCTTGTGTGCAGGGGggcaagagctgggacaggatgtGTTTCTCACTTAGGTgtatggataaattttcccacAAATCTTATGCACATTCAGTTCCTTTCTGAGGACTAATTTTATTGTTATGAACTTCTTAACAGCCGTAACTCTTGCTAATCTCGACCTTGCAtctgagatggggaaaggctgcaaacagggGTGATTATAGAAACGGAATGGGGAAAGGCCGCAACAGGGGATTGCAGAGGAGACAACCGTTCATCACGGATTGgactgaacacaagatgttaccatcttcaaagaataaacagtgtCCTGAAAAAGACATCATGCTATCGGAGGGACATTCTgcctcactttaaaaaaaaaccccacagcttcTTAGACGAAACTTAaatgtactttagcttaaatcaaaaatattccactttgaaacGTTCCACTTAGACAAGTTTCAAATTATCCCACACAAGGCATCGATGTGACCTCCCGAACATGGCCGCGCTCTCCGTCCTCCTCCCAAGATGGCGACGGGAGGGCGGGGCTGTCCCTCACAAGATGGCGACGGGTGGGAGCGGTGTCCCTCCCAAGATGACGGCAGGCCAGGTCGTCCCTCCCAAAATGGCGGCGGGTGCAAGCGGTGTCCCTCCCAAGATGGCAGTAGCGCTGCGCGACGCAATGGCGGCGGAGGGGCCGCAGGGGCCGCTCAGCCTGTGTTCTCTGAGCGCGGCGGCCGTGAGCCGCCACATGGACGCCCTGGAGCGGGACGCGTGGGGTAAGGGGCGGTGGGCCGG is a window of Cuculus canorus isolate bCucCan1 chromosome 8, bCucCan1.pri, whole genome shotgun sequence DNA encoding:
- the NSUN4 gene encoding 5-methylcytosine rRNA methyltransferase NSUN4; its protein translation is MAALGGGCRGALGLLLRRGRPGPGQGPRRHRHKEKWATTAPRIPATRLALHHFDMNYSLHLKELWPSVRVGLLCEQKYGALLNNFSCVDHVTEELELLNATDFVSEASQKAQQLQCGADAKEAGRGESVSQEESGEGRTVMHAESMMHAETSPQLRASISSNIKCYTFPRGDITRFRPARPDTLGLLDYYLMDAASLLPVLALNVQPDDFVLDLCAAPGGKTLALLQTGVCGHLAANDISLSRTKRLYQILHSYVPKEMRETVSVTSCDGRDWEQVEGGTFHKVLVDVPCTTDRHSVMEQDNNIFHKRRTKERQMLPMLQLQLLMAGILATKPRGEVVYSTCSLSPLQNEYVIERAIEIAETEFNISIHVEDLSHFRMLFQDTFSFFSDCRLGELVLPHLTANFGPMYFCKLRRM
- the LOC104060168 gene encoding cytochrome b-c1 complex subunit 6, mitochondrial, which codes for MGLRDAVVHAGEPEEEEEEELVDPLTTVREHCEQTEKCVKARERLELCDARVSSRSQTEEQCTEELFDFLHARDHCVAHKLFKNLK